Within Telopea speciosissima isolate NSW1024214 ecotype Mountain lineage chromosome 8, Tspe_v1, whole genome shotgun sequence, the genomic segment cgtgcagaggaaccaaATTCGTCATTGGGCGTTCATTagtcattacaaaaaaaaaccactatTCTACatattaaaaagggaaaattactgcCCCCTCCCATGTGCTTTGCCCTAATTATACACTCTCCCCTCAATTTTGCCCACTTACATTTAGACCCCTTCTAGTTGACGGTGTTTgcctgctgttagttattgtaTTGACAAGATTATTTATCCCTTTTATTAAAACATCATAAATGAaattataatactacccttttcttcatcttcaacctcaatcACCCATTTCTATCTTTCCTCTTCCGCCACCACAGTCGCCGCCGCCTCCACCGCCTTTGTTCTCAAATCCATTAAAACACTGTAAAATCCAATGGCCTAAAACCCCTCAAGCATATAACTAAAAATCCCTCACCACGGTCACCCTGCTCACACTGCTTCGAAGCCTTAGCGACATTGCCTCGCTTCTTTCTACTCTGACTGTCTGGGTTTATTATTGGATTTGAGTCATTCTTTGTTACAGGCATTAATGCTTCACAACAAACCTACACCAACTCACCAGCTGCAACCCAGCAATCTGATAGGATTACTCTTCTCCCAGGTCAACCCTCAAACCCACCCATCTCACACTTCGCCGACTACATCACCGTCCATCTAGGTAGGGCTCTGTTCTATTGGTTTTTTGAAACTTAATCTCAACCATCCAAGAGGCCTCTCCTTCTTTGACTTAATGGAGGTAGGCCTtaacaatcaatcaatcaatcaccCACCCCCatttcctcttatttttcttcttcttctccttctccttcctttttaattcaTTAATTCATGTTTTCTTCACATATTTAATACCCTTTTCTTTCCTCTGTATTTCCACTTTTATGTATTAGGTCCTGGTTGTCCATCAATAGGATATGGTGCTACTATTGAATTGGGCCCTATTCGTGTTACTTTTAATGGAGTTGGATTTGAGTTCATTTTGTCCTTGCAGAAATACAAATTCCCGCATTAGggttttttcttccaaattttgtatttcttttataaTGAAGATTTATCAGTCTAGAATCTTCAGATTCTTTTCTACTTTTGATGCTGTAGAAGCAAATTTGTTATTTGTTGAATCTCCAATGGAAGTTGGGTTCTCACTTGCAAAACAACCTACAAGATTATTGCACTTCAATTGCCTCAAAGTTGCAAAGGCAAGCGGTAAAACCACTATGGATATGGGTTTCTATTAACCATTCACAATTCTAGCGTTGGGTTTGGCAGCGAAGTCAGCAATGTTGTCGACAATGCGATAGGATTgcagaggggtggggggggtgggTAGGGTTATaggaggaagaacaagaagaagaagaagaagaagaagaaagaagaatcctCTTTAGtcaaaagggtaaaagggtctaaTTTACATGGACCCAGGGTTAGTTTTGGTAttagaaaaaatataaatatgccATGTCACGACTTAACAGCCGGAAATTAACGGCAGGGGAGGTTTTAGTAATTCTATGGAAACTATAAGGAAATCATATGTAATTGGGCAAAGTCAATGGGAGAAGTGTGTAATTAGGgtaaagtacaggggagggggcAGTAATTTTCCCtagtaattttccctattaaaaaagaaaaaaaccacgAATAGCGATAGACCGTAGACGATACTACATCCTTGACATCATAGATgaaagttttgaattttttctgaggagaaacagagagagagagtgcgcATCATCCTTGGCTCTGTGAGAAGCCACTCTCATTGGCCAACATGTCGATGGGGAATGATACGACTTGGGTTGGAAAAAAACCTCTTAGACGGCTTGGTGGGATGTCCGATGCGTTATCTATTGCAGCTGATCTCGGTTTCTCCGTTCCTCCCCCTCCTTTTCAGGTTGTTTCGTCTCTTTCGTCCAAAATTCAATTCTTCTTACACATTTCTGTGCATCGGGGTACTCGAATTCGTCCGTTGCGttgattttgattctttctCCTTCATCCGTCATCTGCATTATAGAGTTCCATTTTGGATACTGTTGAAATTTGATGCAATATTGCTATGATTTTTCGGAAGATGTTTCTTTCTTGGAATTGTCTCCGGTGTTTGATCAGACTCTGTTCTCTGGCTGAGTCAAAGGTTCTCAACAATGTAAGATAAGAGTTGGATATCTTTTTATATCTCATATAGTTTGCTGAGTGTGTCACCTCAATACAGATAAATCCTAATTCTGGATGTCCATGCAGTTCTCCTCTATGTATAcactattttctttctttttttattggaaGGTTTGTTTTCCCTTCTAAATTTCTTGCGATTTGGTCTGGAGTATTTGAATTGCTTTCTCACTTGTGCTTAGTTTGATTTTTTAACCTTGCAATGAACCTGCTAATGACATTCATTCTTAGTAACTTTTGAAGTGGCCATGTTGGATTCTATCAACTAATCCTTGAGCCTTGTTCATTGTTCGGTAGGAAGACCTGCAAAATATGTTCACTAGTAATGGTGACAAAAGTGATGAGTTGATAAAACTCTTAAGAGAGCTTGCCACGGTACAACGAAAAGTAGCAGATTTGCAAGTAGAACTTCAAGGTCGGAAGGTGAGTTATATCATTAAAAATCTTCACATACTTTATAGATCTCTCTTTCGCTGCAGTTCCTAGACAGTATCTGATATACCTGTTGCAAAAATCATTAGAGAAATTTCTGATTAACAGTGATACCCATGGTCACATTAAGGAGTTGGGACAGACTACTGTAATTATCCATAACTTGGTTGAAGCAGATGATTTTAACAATTCAGTCCATCATTGTACTCTAACAGctaggaaagaagaaagaatagttAAATTGTCATAGATAAAATATCCTTGAGAGCAGATGTCTtaaaatgttaggtacttgatcgatacgccaaaagctcccgagctgatggaacacgttaaatgaaaccctttaacctatcccatactaggtaATCAACTCATATATCTCAGCATACATGCAGAAATTCTTAACAAATACAACCATaaataacaaacaaacaaatcatGTGTATAGAATTATACAAAGGAgaatttaataaaagaaaaatgatagaTCAGTACCTTCCTTTGCTGCCCAACGGGTTAGAATGCCGTGAATAAGTGTTGAATCATTACCTAACTCCAAAGATTGTGTCCTAAAGGCCTCCTTGTTGTTGACAGAAGAATATCCAAAGTATATGGAGGCTGAAGTTGAaacaaaaattggaaaatttggGACTGGTACAAGAACTGGTAAGAAATCTAGCATAAATCAAGTTTAGGCAAAAAGGGAAAATTGAGTTTCTTGGAGATTTGGCTAAGGAGAGTCAAGGGAATCGTGATACCACAtctttcaccacaatcagtcctATTCTAGCCAACAGGTATGACTTATTGGGATTCATGGGCTGTTGTAGTTGAAAGAACAGATGCAAGACtcttgaaaaatgaaaatggaggtTGGGAGAAATACGATGGAACAAACAACAATGGGTTTGAGAGGATCGAACAGGGATGGCTTGCTGCAAGTATATAGtttgaaagagaggaagagtggatagaagaagaagaagaagaagatagatttGTATCTTGGCATCACACCATCTTGGTTTCACTCCAAGAGTTGCATAGTCACTCATGCTGCAGAAAAAAGAGCAATCTTACAAGTTCCTAATGCTTTCGTTGCCCTCCATTAACGAGTACAAAGGGCCTCATAACATTACACAACAAAAAACAGTTATTTCCTAAAATAATTACCCATATAACTACAACATAATAACAACACTAAGCAAAATAAGATAATAATCTGGCCCCAAATAAAAgtacaacaaaataataaaaaaaactacatgTAATTCTAGTCATCTAGCCATAATGAAGTAACATGTGGCTGCATGTGTCTGTGTCTCCTCTGATAAGTCCTAAATCCTTGAGCGATGTCCTCATCACTGTTGCAGGatgtgaaatttgattttgatttactAATTTGATTGTCCCTTGCACTTTAAGTTGAGTtttttaaccttattttttttgtttaatctcctcctcctcccccaccccctccactcacatacaaaaaaggaagaattatTTGCTAAATATATTGATCACTAACATCAGTCAACTACTATGCTTCTGAATGTTAGGATGATAAGAATGTGGCACATCTAACACATGTagatgaaatggagaagaagattgagtcATTAGCAAGGATTACGGCTATCCTTAAGGATGTTATTCAGAATAAGGTAATTTACATGGGAATTTGtttctccattttatttttcttttgttgggatGTCTAAAGTACAATGGATTTCTGTTTGGTTCCCTTTCTACATTCACTTTACAACAGATATAGACTTAAAATTCGGGCCATTGAAGAGGAGTTTGTGCTTTACTCAGTTAAGTGCATGGTTTGGATCATGGTCTGGGGTGTGTGAATTTGGGATATTAGAATTGATTTTCTCAAGTTCTTAAGTATCAGGTTGTGAAAGTTCTCAACTGTCTGAATTCAGAGAAAatgttgagtttttttttataaaaattttcaGGTCTAGAGGAGTCAAGTTGTTTCCTGAAGTCCATTAAGGTCAGTGTTTGGAAAAGATTGTGTGATGAAGGTTTTAGGGATCGGACTTGGGTTCTGGATTGGCCACTGCTGATCCTGTGGTCCACTTTCAGCCTGATGAGACCAAACTTGCGCACAACAGTTGTCCACGAACCTGTTACAGCTGAGTTTTGAGGCGGGGGGGTGTGGCGAGTCAAATCAGATCAGTCCTGGCTGATTCCGATATGACTCCGCCAATATGGCCAATTCATTGTGTTCCCTAAGTCTAGGTTGTGATTCTTATGTCTGATGCTTGCTTATTTCAGGGGTGTGAGTCTCATACATTAATTGGTAAATGGGCTTTTGCTGATTAAATCTCTCTCAGTTTCTTTAATTTGTTCAAACTAACTTctcaattatttattttaactttTTTCTTTAAAACCCTTTCCAGGCCCGGTTTCTCATTAAAAGCTTTCTAGCAGTGATACAGAACAGTGTAAGATTTTAGATGTCTAAGAAGGAAATTTAATGGGGTTCCAAAACACCTTAGGCTAGGGTTTAGAAACCGACAGTAATTCTAGAATCGCAGGATAAAGGAACCAGAATTTGGAGAAATCTGGTAACGGGATATCAACAGATCAGATAAGGGCCATAATTCTGGTCGAAGGCTGAATTGTCTTAGGGAATATGATACTAAAATTTCAGGACAATCCAAAGGTTTGATtaggaaatatgaaaataacCTATCACACGGAATCTGAAATTGCAGATTAAGAACAGAATTCAATGGTAGGATTTTTAAGAGATATAACAATCTGCAAACAaggttttgatttaataagtAACAATGGTCTGAAACTGTAACAGCAATCAGAGCACAGAATGCAGAGTCACATCTTGTGAAGAACATATAAGGAGAAGATAAAGGAGAAGGGGATATGAGAATAGATTGtatggagagagaaaagatcTGTTTAGTATtttaggggagagagagagagagagcacagcAGCGCACATGCAATAAAACCTAACAAATCTTCATTAACTAACTCCTTGTGTTAGGTTACattaaaaagggtgtacccaatgcatgaAGCTCCCatcactgtggggtctggggaggatcatatgtacgcagccttaaccccgcttcgcggagaggctgtttccttaCTCAAACCGACGACCACGAGGTCGCAATGgggcaaccttaccgttgcgccaaggcccACCCTTCCTCTTTgatggttcaattaaaaaaatttgaataaaataaaagtccaCACAAAATATGCCATGATAAGAATATTTCTCCTTTAAATTATATGAACATTTTCTTCTTGTAATTACAAACCATTagcatcttctctctctctctctctctcaaaattatTTAGGAAAACCATTCAGGATTGTGGGAGGAGATAAAAGAGATTCTGGTTTTGATAGATTACGGTACTCAGCAAAGTGGAAAAGGATAATAGAATCAGCAAATAAGGGAAACGTAATAGAAATTAAACTAGGATTATAGAGAACATTTAGGAATGGTTTAAGGAAAACATGAAAGAGAAACTGACTGCTGTTGTAAGACTGAACAGTGGTACTAAACAAAAACTATAGAGGAAGCGGCAGgagaagaaaaactaataagagaagaagagagcagaTGTTGATTATACAAACATCATATGATagtagagaaagaagaagaagaataagaagatcgGTCACCTTTGGGAAATTCTATGTTGCTACTTGATTAGTATATCCTATCATATAGTTTGTGTATTGGGATTACAACACTgtatcttttctctttcttccagcCCTTTGGCCATTTTAGTCTCTGGCTTTTGTATTTTCTACTTCTCTTATCAATAAAAATATCCTTAAGTTATTGAttcggggaaaaaaaaagagaagaagatgggagaaaCCCACCTATGGTTTCAAAGGGAGATTTCTCCTCAAGAAAACACAAATTTCTCCATTATCCTAAAAATGGGGAGTACATCCTATATAAGACTTGATTATATAGCCTACTATGACCTATATCCTATATAAATCTAAGACTTAAACTTAACTAGGAATCAAATCCTTTATTCCAAATTAACCAAGACACCTACCATGCTCAAAGACAGAAACATGCTGAAAAGCAAATGGGACTTACTATCATTAACAAATATGAACTTACATCTCTCATGTTTTAACATGTCAAAAGAACCTAAAATTAGTCCTACATTAAATCATTTGCTAGCTTAGGTCCATATCATGTAGATTATGTTTAGGGAATTATGGGGTTTAAAATCATCcgtatcttttttttatgaattaaCAGATTCTATTAGGTCATTCGCCAAAATAGTATAAAAAGGATTTAAAGCTGTACATATACCCAGACATGCCTCCCTAATAGTTGGGTCTTCTACAAAATGTCAGGCAATTCAGTTCAGCCCTATATACAACATCCCTCTATCAATCCCTCCTTTGGCTAACATATCTGCAAAGCGGTtgagctgatcgtagaccacccagGAATTAGCAGTTCTCGATCTCCTTGAGAAATTGGTATTCCCTTGGTTACGGAAGAACCTTGCCCTCCTAATCAGATGTGCTGCCCTTCATGGAGTTGTACGTCTTGTGTCAACTATTTGAGTCTCAAAGTTCTCTTGCTCAATCACTAGGTGAGTCCATGGCTGAGTAGTAAAAATCATCAGTGCCTGAATCACAGCTTGGCTTTCTGTTTTGTTGGAATCTGCTTTCCAAATAGGACCTGAGAACAACAATTAAATGTTGAAAATATTATCCCTTAAATTCTCTACCAATCCCTGCTGGATTTGGATTTCCAGGGAGTTACTCCCATCAACATTTAACTCCAACGAAGAGGTAGATGGAAATATCCATTCGTGTGATATCCTCTCTTTTAACATTCTAGATCTCATGACAATTTTTTTCCCACTTGCTGATAAGAACTGGAATCCGGAAGCTGTATTGGTTGGTAACCCAATGAGCCCCCTGAATCATCTCAGTTAAATGATTTTCGCATATTTTACTTTCCAAACTGCTTTCTTCCCTAAAGATCCAGTTGTTCCTTTCCTGCCAAAAACTCCATAGAATTTCATAAACATATATCTCCATAAAATCCCCATCTTATGACAAAAGGGATGGATTTTAAAACCAAGCTAAATCCAGAGTACTTGCAAGAGAACCAGGAAGTGGTACCATACTCCTTTCCAAAATCACAATGAATAAACAAGTGACTTACAGATTCCACATGCTTCCTGCAAAGTTGACAAACCTGAGGTTGAAGAGTCCAATTAGTGATCCTACAATTCTACTACTTCCTGAAACGATTATTTGTCATTTTTATTGATGGTTTAGACAAAGTGAGGGACCTTGAATTGTCATTCCACATTTAGTCACTGaccagaaagaaagaaagaaagagagagagagagagagagagagagagagaagaaaataaagaaacaagcATTCTGTGAGATTAATGCCTAAagttttaaaataaagaaacaatcATTCCGTGAGATCAATGCTTAAAGTTTCAATGTTGCAATGACTTGCCTCATACTTTCACCTTTAAGAGAGTAATCAATGCAATCTCGATCTGAACATGTTTCTTCATCTAACTTAGACTGGCTTCATTGAGATTTAAAcctatttctttcctttgtaGTGTCTTTGAATCTTGATTCTTAAATGTTAGTAAACAAACCAACTGCTAGTATCCCTTATATTATTCACTGATTTTGTTCCATCCTTGTGTATCTTTTTCTGCTTACAGGATGATTTCTTAACATAGTGTTTTTTATGAATAATGCTTGTTGGCCAGGATCGCATCATAGCTCGACTTCAACAGCCATATTCGCTAGACTGTATCCCAGTGGAAGCAGAATATCAGGTATGATTAAACCTCCAAAAAACATTTGTCTTATTCTATATCATGGTTTAACTGATCTCAAAACGAGTTATCGTTTCTTATGTTttatctataaataaataatgtcaTATCCCTTTGTCTTCAAAATCCTCTCTTGCTCTGGTACATGCTTTGCAGATTGCAGATGACTATAACAATCTAATTAGTATAATCTTTCCATAACAGATCTCTTAGATGGGTTAACTAATCCACTAAAGTGGGTGTAACTCCTAGATGTGCACTGCTTGTACCTCTAtctctatgttgatttttgtaGGCTCTTTGTTATGATCTACTAAAAACTTGCCTTAAAGTTTGTTATCATATGAAAGATGCTTATTTGGGTCGAATTTGCAGGTATTGACATATTCTGCTTCTATTCATGCAGAAGCAATTTTCAGAATTATTGCTCAAGGCTGCTAGTGATTATGGGGCACTTACAGCATCTGTTGCAGATTTTCAGTGGAGCCAGAATTTCAGGGAGCCACCATCTGTGTGGGGGGTATGTTTACGGGAACATTTCAGAAATCTTGTCTCACTATAAGGAGTTGACAAAGAATCATAGCATGAAATAGGATTTTCTCCAATTAACCTTATCATGCCCAATTGCTTGCACAGATTAAACAGATAAGCTCTATCCATATGGTAgtctccctcatttcttcactaTTCTGGTCTCAAAACTATGATTAACCAAAATATCAACAGGCACTTTGGAATCATTTAAagccccctcccctctcccaaagaaaaatgaaaaaaaaaggaactttGGGATCATATTATACCTCAAGGCCAGAGAACTGGAATTCTGTGGTTTTTTCAGTCCATCAACAGCTTTTTGGATTGAAACCTTTTGAATACAAGATCTTTAGTTATGGAAATAACGAAACATAACAGTGCCTAAGTCCTAGATGCTCCACCTCTTCACCAGGATTGCAGCAAGCACCTCCACCAGTACTCAGTAAGTCAGTGTTACTTTTGGCAGCGGGAAACTTCCAGTTTAATCCTTTTGGCAACCTGCCCGACCTCAGCACTGAGACTGCTAAGATATTCTCAAtgaaatattatgtttttgtaAACCTTCTTTCCTTTGATTTTACAAAGCTAAAATGTAGCCTTCATAATCAATAGTTGAGTGCTTAACTGTTGCTCCAACACATGCTTGAGATAAGGAATTATCCCCACAGGTCATGAGTGAGGTTGGAACATTTGGTTCTGATAATTTCAAATCTTCAAATGGGAGTATGAGACATACCAAATACACTCATCAGCTGATGCAGAGCATCCAGCTGGTCCAACCAACAACCCACCATCAAGAAGGCCTGATCACTACTCTGTTAAGAAGTATGCTAGGCTAAAGGCCCAGTCCAAGCCCACAGCCCAGCAGCAGCCAAAGGCCCTGCCCAACTAAGGATTCATGTGCATAGGCCCAAGTCTGGCCAACAGTAGCAGGCTTAGCCCATGGCTAATCCTCTTGGGCCTGAGACCAGATCAGACCACCTTGGCTGGCCCTCTTTATTCTTGTCTTTTGGTTTCTCTAAAGTCATTGGTAGTAGGTGACTAAAGTCATGTTTGTAATTGAAAGTCATCAGTGGTAGGTTACTAAAATCTTGGTTGTAACTTAAAGTCTTtggtggtaggttactaaagtcttggttgtaacctaaagtcattggtggtaggttactaaagtcatgGTCATTAATAGTACG encodes:
- the LOC122670659 gene encoding AUGMIN subunit 2-like; the encoded protein is MSMGNDTTWVGKKPLRRLGGMSDALSIAADLGFSVPPPPFQEDLQNMFTSNGDKSDELIKLLRELATVQRKVADLQVELQGRKDDKNVAHLTHVDEMEKKIESLARITAILKDVIQNKDRIIARLQQPYSLDCIPVEAEYQKQFSELLLKAASDYGALTASVADFQWSQNFREPPSVWGEMLRPIPVALASCTRFFEAMSAMRETFSTLQKLRVGSSLPTTPPRHSSQGVGGDSDCVTPPPWREEPSLDDLVIRNQRRSEEEESSEGGDPHQVDGMSQRRLSWPPSIKKAAVIS